From Topomyia yanbarensis strain Yona2022 chromosome 1, ASM3024719v1, whole genome shotgun sequence, one genomic window encodes:
- the LOC131676126 gene encoding uncharacterized protein LOC131676126: MSFSCKSCNSPVNGIEKIACRGHCGSIFHRTCIPGMQRSALDLLSSFNNNLYWLCDDCVRCFNEWVQQSVSAAPIVDTKKLCEAVDNLNTVVSNLSSRIENHFPANYGSVTQRGLFVKRLPEDPPTPKRRRENNAKIHATAAAVCGTRAIQREIRTVADEREQFWVYLSRPDPSHTVEEIVAMTQECLGISDAPKAVLLVKKDTDLTKLNFVSFRVELPSELKDTALKASTWPTGVLVREFNFDQPKQDRFR, from the coding sequence ATGAGTTTTAGTTGCAAGTCATGCAACTCTCCCGTTAATGGGATTGAGAAAATTGCATGTCGCGGCCATTGCGGATCGATTTTCCACCGCACCTGTATTCCCGGTATGCAGCGATCCGCACTAGACCTGTTGTCTAGTTTCAACAACAATCTGTACTGGCTCTGCGACGATTGTGTTCGCTGTTTTAACGAGTGGGTGCAGCAATCCGTTTCCGCTGCTCCCATTGTGGacacaaaaaaattatgtgaGGCTGTAGATAATTTGAACACGGTCGTCTCAAATCTCTCGAGCCGTATTGAAAACCATTTTCCGGCCAATTATGGTTCTGTAACTCAAAGGGGGCTGTTTGTCAAGCGACTTCCGGAGGATCCGCCCACTCCGAAACGACGTCGCGAGAATAATGCTAAAATTCACGCCACTGCTGCCGCGGTTTGCGGTACCAGAGCCATTCAGCGGGAAATCAGAACAGTTGCGGATGAGCGGGAGCAATTTTGGGTCTATTTGAGCCGTCCTGACCCGAGCCATACAGTGGAGGAAATCGTCGCCATGACCCAAGAATGCCTTGGAATAAGCGATGCACCCAAAGCAGTTTTGTTGGTCAAGAAGGACACCGACCTCACGAAACTCAACTTCGTTTCTTTCCGAGTTGAGCTTCCGAGCGAACTAAAGGACACTGCACTCAAAGCGTCCACTTGGCCGACTGGAGTACTCGTTCGGGAATTTAATTTTGACCAGCCAAAGCAGGATAGATTTCGCTAA